The window GTGTCGCAAGAGGGCAAGGAagtttataaaatatttgcagatttATTGTTATGTTACGTGCTTACGTATAAGGTGGAAATTCAGTGTTCATTTTCACTTATAGCTTTAACATTAACAGCCTCTCTAGAAGACCTTCTGGGACGCTGCCAAGCTTGAAATATTCGCAGTGACTAAGAAGTTAGTGGATAACACCTGTGAGGGACAGTTTCTTTTGCTCTGGAGCTGAGTACATTGCTGAACTGGGTAATTGCATTCTCAAGGCAAGGGTTACGTGTACGTCCTGGGGTGTAATTGTTCCAGAGGCATTTGCGAATTCCCATGGAAGGAGAAGTCTGAAATGTCTAAAATGTCTTTCTTGGTTTCCTACCTCCAAGCAGAGTCCCTTTACAGGTGCGCCCACTGAGTAGAAGGAAAGGATCAATGGGAACTGTTGAACCTGCAGGTGGTACCCCAACCAACACGCAGACACCGGTGTTCATATTGCAAGAGGCCAGGGCAGCAATCTGATGGGACAGGCAAGCAAATTAGATGAATTTGTCATAAATGCATTCTTTCCTTGcaggttttttcccctccctggTTGCTAAAAACAGAGGCTCTTTTCTGCACGGGCCTTGGAAAGCTCCATTCCTGTTTTGACACTCCTGCATCATTTCTCCCCAAGCAGAATGGCCTGAAGTGCAGGCACCAGGCAAGAAACCAAGTGCTGTGATGGAATTTGTCTGATGGGATTCTGGGAAGGCGGACGTGCTAAAATGTCACATACCAGGGTATCTGCGGTCCCTATGACCTCAAAGGAATAGTCCACACCGTGACCGGTCATCTCGGTGAGCACCTGCTGGACAGGCTTCTTGAAGTCCCGAGGATTGATGCACTCGGTGGCTCCCGCCTCTTTGGCCTTGGCAAACTTGTCCTTGTTGATATCGATGGCGATGATGCGGGAAGCTCCAGCTGCCTTGCAGCCCATGACAACAGAGAGGCCAACTCCTCCAAGGCCAAAGACGGCACAGGTGGAGCCCGGTTTTACCTGCACGACATGGGGCCAGGTTAGTCCCCTGTGTGAGGAGGaggtttctgttgcttttttgaGGATGTGAAAGTGGCGGTGGGGTGCTTATTTTCAACACGTCTGAATACCAACCTTGGCGGTGTTGATGGCAGCCCCATAGCCTGTGGAAAAACCACATGCAAGCAAGCAGACTTTGTCCAGCGGTGCAGCAGCATCAATCTTGGCCAGGGTGTACTCAGGCACAACAGTGTATTCTGCAAAGGTACTGATCCAGAGGAAGTGGTGGATCTGTTTCCCTTTGCAAGTGAACCTGCTGGTCTTGTCAGGCAGCAGGTTTTGTGGTTCGCTGAGGCTGTAGGAAGTATGTGCAGGTGTTGTTCATTACATAAGGTACATGGGTATGCATGTCAGAATTGTTGACATCTAGGACTGTTTGGTTAGAGGGGTAGGTGAAAACAAACTCACTGTGATTTCAGACAGTAGTTGGAGTCAGGATTCAAGCAGAAGCTGCATTCTCCACACTGAGGAAGTCCAAAGAGGATGACTTTGTCTCCTGCAACAAAGCAGATCCAGTGTTAGGTGCCTCTCACTTGGCAGCCTGTTGGCATGCCTCCGCTGTGCTTTCTGATGGCAGCTGCCCGGCATGAACCCTGTGCTTTCCCTGTCCATAGAAAATGTTCAGAGCCTACCTCAAGCACTTTGATGAGGCAAGTGCGTGTGATAGCATAGCACAACTGGTGTGCAGCCAGAGGGAGTTTCTGAGCTCTGGACAGCCTCACAGACTCTCAGAGCTGAGTTCTGGCTGTGTGCGTTGGTTACCTGGTTTCACAGAGGTCACCCCTTCTCCAGTGCTCTCcacaatcccagctccttcatgGCCTGGGATGACTGGGAATTCTACATCAGGAAAGGTACCTTCAACAACATGGTCATCTGTGCGACAGATCCCTGTGGCCACGATCTGTTGGGGAGAAGAGAGTAGATGAGCTGTAGAAACAGCTTTGTCCTTTGAAAGGCAGTTGGTGGCAGCTGTTTTTGTGGGTGTGTCCACAGTTGGTGCTACTATGTTATGCTGGTGCCTATGTGCCCTGATGTCACGGTGTTATCTCTAGTCctatctgtgtctgtgacaggggtACAGCAGACTAACAGACCCACTTGCCCAAAAAAGGGGTTGGTATTGCTGGTGCCAAcggtttacaggctggtttggcctggttccatACTAATGCGGGGGACCCATGGCCTGGGAAAGGGGAACCgaaaaagggggaagggtagaGAGATGGGTGATgtgcataaaaacaaaacaatggcaacgatctgaggaggaaagttaatttacttaATATGATATCAGAGTGCAGGATAACACAACATAATACAATATTTTTGGAATTGAGGCCGATAAATAAAGTGAAAGtgtgtccaaaaccaaaggccttactctaaagCTGACAgcgagatggctagggagcatgcactgctgagatgagcagcaaaaaaaaaaaaaaaagagcagtctCGTGACttgtgagcagttttatctttctctctgaatggaaaacggaaacacaaagtcctctggggtatgtagttcttcttcttttctgagaaccaCATACCCAGATAATCGGCAGTCCATGGAGCTGGGccattaactctttaattcccagtgctttacatgatgttatgatgtggaataccaataacaaaaatcataaaaccatgacagcaggCCGGGCACAAGTCCTCTGCTCATGCGGAATGCTTTGCATGGCTTTCCTCTGTGCAGCGCTGCAGGGCTTTGGGGTTTGTTGTTGGCATGTCTCTGGCTTT of the Numida meleagris isolate 19003 breed g44 Domestic line chromosome 4, NumMel1.0, whole genome shotgun sequence genome contains:
- the LOC110397267 gene encoding alcohol dehydrogenase 1-like isoform X2, whose amino-acid sequence is MATAGKVIRCRAAVAWAVGKSLSVEEIEVAPPKAHEVRVKIVATGICRTDDHVVEGTFPDVEFPVIPGHEGAGIVESTGEGVTSVKPGDKVILFGLPQCGECSFCLNPDSNYCLKSHLSEPQNLLPDKTSRFTCKGKQIHHFLWISTFAEYTVVPEYTLAKIDAAAPLDKVCLLACGFSTGYGAAINTAKVKPGSTCAVFGLGGVGLSVVMGCKAAGASRIIAIDINKDKFAKAKEAGATECINPRDFKKPVQQVLTEMTGHGVDYSFEVIGTADTLIAALASCNMNTGVCVLVGVPPAGSTVPIDPFLLLSGRTCKGTLLGGWRMRDAIPRLVASYLEKKFNSDLLITHTLPFAKINEGFELLRAGKSIRTVLLF
- the LOC110397267 gene encoding alcohol dehydrogenase 1-like isoform X1, whose amino-acid sequence is MATAGKVIRCRAAVAWAVGKSLSVEEIEVAPPKAHEVRVKIVATGICRTDDHVLDGTFPDLEFPVIPGHEGAGIVESTGEGVTSVKPGDKVILFGLPQCGECSFCLNPDSNYCLKSHLSEPQNLLPDKTSRFTCKGKQIHHFLWISTFAEYTVVPEYTLAKIDAAAPLDKVCLLACGFSTGYGAAINTAKVKPGSTCAVFGLGGVGLSVVMGCKAAGASRIIAIDINKDKFAKAKEAGATECINPRDFKKPVQQVLTEMTGHGVDYSFEVIGTADTLIAALASCNMNTGVCVLVGVPPAGSTVPIDPFLLLSGRTCKGTLLGGWRMRDAIPRLVASYLEKKFNSDLLITHTLPFAKINEGFELLRAGKSIRTVLLF